The window ATCTTGTCTATCTGCATAATTATTTATTTGAAGTATCCCTGATTACTTTCACCAACATGCCAATCAGGATAAGCAAAGGTAACAGCCAGGCAAAAACTGGCATAGTTAGCGCCATCTTTTTATCCAGCCAGAATCCACCATATACAGCGAGAAGTAATGCGGCCACCAATTGTGTTGCCAAACCAAGGTATTGCAGCAGTAATGAAGGGCGTTGTTTTGGAGGCACTTGCTTAGTCATTCGATGTCTCAACATTAGGGAGTTGGAGCAAAGCTGTATCCCTTTCAGTAGGTGCAGTACCATTGAGTACTTTCTTAACGCTTTCCAGGTATAAATCTTTTTGCCGAATGGTTTGCTCCAGAGAGTCTGTCCTGATTTTGAGGAGTTGCAAAGCAGAACGGCTTTCGCGCGTTCCATATCCGGGGATATAGTATTTCAGCGGGGTAAAAACAATTAAGCCAATCGTTAATCCAACCATGAGGATAAAGACAGTACTAAGCCCGATATAGACACTCAACCTGCTCAGCCTGAACGTGACCATTTCCTCGAATGTATCATCGTTCATGATCACCAGCCTGTAGCGGTTACGCAGTCTTTTTACGGTATCCTGATTGAATAATTCTGCCATAATCTTTTCCCTTTGTTAAAGGTAATATTCTGGCACTGAACTGCATCGTTTACCACATAAATAGCCGTATTTTTATTGCTGATGAACGTATGTGCACAGCTTAGATGGCTCTCAGGCATTCTTACCTTTGTAATAATCTTTGGTACGACATGTTTTACGCGCCTGAATGCCCAGCCGAATAACAGCATTACCCTTCAAAAACCGAAGAAGTTCGAAGACAGGCAACTGGCTTCAGAGAAAACTGCTGAGAAAAAGAATACAGTACTCCGCCGTTTTACCCAAAGTGGCTTCACACATTACAATTACTTTTTTAATGCAGATCAGAAATTAAAAGACATACTGCTCGCTGCAAAATCCCAGTTCAAAGAAGATTATACCCAGCTCCTTCCCTTTTATAACTATACACTTGATGCAACTGCAAATGAACAGTCGATGCTGGATTCACTTTTGTACAAATGCACTGCAGGCATTCTGCTCCACGATTTGCGCAATGCATGGATAGATGATTTGTATTTGTTACTGGGTAAAGCATATTTCTTCAGAAAGGATTTTGACTCTGCCGCATTTACTTTTCAATACATCAATTACGCCTATGCACCTAAGGATGATGGGTATGATATTCCCTTAGGCAGCAATGCATCCAATACCAACGGCGTATTTACCATTGTTACCAAGGAACAAAGAAATCTCTGGAAAAAAATCTGGACCAATCCACCTGTTAGAAACGAAGCATTACTCTGGCAGGTCAGAACCATGATTGAGGAAAGTAAGATTGCTGAAGCTTCTGGTTTAATCGAATTACTTCAGGCAGATCCTTATTTCCCAAAAAGACTTCATCCAGAATTGCATGAGGTACAAGCTTATTTATTCTATACACAAAAGATTCATGACAGTGCTGCCTTCCATTTACAGGAATCACTTTCACTTGCAGACGATCAACCAGAAAAAAGCCGCTGGCAATACCTAATTGCACAACTCTGGGAATTGGCAGGTAAGCCCGGACAAGCTGCAGGTTTTTATGAAAAAGTGGCGAATAAGACCAATAACCCTGTGATGGAAGTCTACGCCAGATTAAACCTTGCAAAAATTCAGGCACAAGCAGGCAGTAATAAAACAGCTGTGCATATACAATCGCTTTTGCAATTATCCAAGCGGGAAAAATACCAGGCTTACCAAGACATTATTCTCTATGCTGCAGCCCAACTGGCTTATCAGCAAGGGGATCTTGCATTAAGTGAACAAATTCTTGGAAAAGCTACCAAAGTACTGGATGCAGATCCTGAGCAAAGAGCCAGAAACTTTCTGCTTCTCGGTAATATCGCTTATCAACAAGAAGATTTTGTACTTGCTGCTTCTGCCTATGATAGTATCAATATTGCATTGTTACCAAATGCTGAACAGCAATTAATCAATATCAGAAAATCACCTCTCGCCAAAATTGGCAAACTGCAAAACAATATCAATCTGCAAGATAGTTTACTACGTATTGCAGCTTTACCGCTAGACGCAAGAAATGCTTTGGTGAAGAAAATTGTTCGACAATTAAGAAAAGAACAAGGCCTCAAAGAAAGTGCTGATGAAACTTTCTCAGACAACCTTAGTATCAATCAGCAAGACAATACCAATCTATTCAGCAACAATAATGCTGCCGATTTCTATTTTTCAAACAATGGTGTAAAAGCAAGGGGCTTTTCTGAATTCAAAGCCAAATGGGGTGAAAGACCGGATGTAGATAACTGGCGAAGAATGTCGGCAGTTGAAAGAACCATACAAAGTTTCCAGACTTTACAGCAGAACAATGATGCAGCTGTAGAAAATAAACCTACTAATAGCAATGCTGATATCACTGTTGAAACTGTATTAAGTCAAATCCCACAGACGGAAGAGCAAAAAGCAATTGCCGACTCCATGATTGCAGACGCATTGCTTGAAACAGCCAATACCTTGTTACGTGATTTAGATAATTATACCGCTGCCGCGAATGGCTACCAGCGTTTATTGAAGCGTTATCCCAACAGAAGAAGCCTGGATATACTGAAAGACTTCTATCTAAGCTGTCAGTATGCTGGTATGCAAAAAAGGGCCGACAGTGTGTTAGGCTTAATGCGTATTTACTATCCAAACAATACCATAGTTCAGCAATTGCTCAGCGGTACCAAGCAGCAAACCAAGGATGCAGGCACCACTGCTTATGAAGCGATTTATCAGGACTTTATTGCTGGTGACTTCCAAAAAGCACTGGCTAAAAAGCAGCAGGCAGATGCACAGTTTGGTCAGCAGTTCTGGACTCCACAGTTACTCTACATAGAGAGTTTATATTATATCAAACAGGGCAAAGACAGTCTTGCAATACAGCAACTAAATAATATTGAGACCAAATTTCCATCTTCACCCTTAAAGGAAAAAGCTGCTACTATGCGCGATGTGCTTAGCAGAAGAAAAGAAATTGAGTCTTATCTAACCAATCTGGAGGTAACACGCGAAGAAGATCTGGTTACCAAAAGTGTGGATTTAACGGATACAAAAGCCATTACTACCCTACCACAAAAAACTGTAGATACAGCGAGCCTGCGCAAAACTGTCGTAACCATTCCGCAACAACCGGCTGCAGCTGCTATCAAATTGCCGGAACTGAATAAAAAGGAATACCAGTTTAACCCAGTTGACACACAGTATGTGGGCATATTACTGGATAAAGTAGATGATATCTTTATCACCGAGGCTAGAAATGCATTCAATCGATACCATCAGACAAACGGCCAGTACTCCCGCTTGCGATTACAAACCAACCGATTGGATGAAAAGCGGGTATTGTTGATTACTGGACCTTTCCTGAATGCCGGAGATGCCATGGATTATCTGGACAAAACCAAACCAGCCGCCAGATCAAGAATTGTTCCCTGGTTACAGCCAGATAAATACAGTTTCAGCTTTTTCTCCAACAACAACCTAACACTACTTTTGGAGCGAAAAGACTGGGAAGTGTACCAGGCTTTTCTCAAAACGGTTTTCCCGGATAAATTTTAACTTACGAAGAATGGCGAAAGCAGGGTTCTGCCTTAGTTTTACGCCGGATATTAAAACCCTGATATGACGAACGCGGTGCGTATTTTTTGGAAGGTGTATTTCATTGGCCTTGGCATTGCTGCACTATTACTGGTGGGCATGAATTATGGACTTTTCGGTAAGATGCCATCTATTGAAGACATTGAAAACCCCTCAGCTTCTTTGGCCAGCCAGGTGTATGCTCAGGATGGTAATCTCATGGGTAAATATTACCTGGAGGACCGAATTAATGTCAAATACCGCGATATCAGCAAGCACATTGTTGAAGCACTGGTAGCAACAGAAGATGAACGCTTCTATGAACATAGTGGTATCGATCTACGCTCCTTGATGCGTGCAGCTAAAGGTCTTGGTCGCGATGGTGGTGCCAGTACCATTACCATGCAGACTGCCAAGAACCTCTTTACTGAAAACTGGAGTACCAAGAACTTTTTATTGAGGGGTATTCAGAAAATTAAAGAATCTATTATTGCCATAAAACTGGAACGCGCATTTACCAAAGAAGAAATTATCACCCTTTATCTCAATACGGTTGCTTTTAGCGATAATGTTTTTGGTATCCGTAATGCAAGTAAAACCTTTTTCCAAAAAGAGCCCGATCGTGTCACAGTGGAAGAAGCTGCTGTACTAATAGGCATGGTGAATGCGCCTTCTCTGTATAATCCAAGAAGAAATCCGAAGCTCTCAATGGATCGCCGCAATACTGTGCTTAACCAAATGGTTCGTAACAATTACCTCACAGATGCGGAAGCAGACATACTGAAGATGAAACCCATTGTACTCAATTACAAAAAATTGGATGAGACCAATGGACTTGGCCCCTATTTCAGAATGGTACTGGGTGAAGAAATGAAGCGTTGGTGTAAGGAGCATAAGAAAAGCAATGGTGATAACTATGATCTCTACAGAGATGGTTTAAAAATTTATACCACCATCAATACACGCATGCAATTGTATGCGGAAGAAGCAGTTGCTAAGCACATGAGCTATCTGCAGAAAATTCTGAACAGCCAGCAAAACATCAAGACCGGCAGTGTGTGGAAGGATTATGAGAATGTGATTCAGGCTGCGATGAAGCAAAGCGAAAGATGGCGTGCCCTCAGTAAAGAAGGTCTGGAAGAGGATGCAATCAAGAAGACATTCTACCAGAAAATACCCATGAAAGTATTTGCCTGGAATAATGAGCGATTGAAAGATACAGTGATGAGTCCGTATGACTCAATTAAATACCATCGTCAAATGATGCAGGCCGGTTTTATGGTGATGGATCCGATTACCGGTGCAGTAAAAGCCTGGGTGGGTGGTATTGATTTCAAGCATTACAAATATGATCACGTTAATATCAATACCAAGCGTCAGGTAGGTTCTTCTATTAAACCATTGCTGTATAGTCTCGCTATTGAAGAAGCAGGCTTTACACCAAATACGATGGTGGAAGATGTACAGCAGAATTTCGACGGCTATGGTTTGGTACCAGCCACCGGTAAAACCTGTACCGGTAGAACCATGCCAATGGCTTCTGCATTGACTTGGAGCCGTAACTGCGCAACTGCGTATATCATGAAGCAATTGGACAATACGGGCAACAATGGTGCAAGACGCTTTGTAGATTATCTGCGCAAACTGAATGTACAGAGCAAGATCGAACCATACCCTTCTATTGCCATCGGCAGCTGTGAAATTTCGCTCTACGAAATGATGCAGGCTTATACCATGTTCCCAGGCAGAGGCTTTAATGTGAAGCCCATGTTTATTGCTCGTATTGAAGACAGAAATGGTAATGTATTGGAAACCTTTGTACCAGAACGCAAGGAAGTCATCAGTGATATAACTGCTTATTCCACAATAAAGATGATGCAAGGTGTAGTACAATCCGGTACGGGCAGAGGCATTTATGCTTATGGTGCTGTTGGTGAACTCGCCGGCAAAACTGGCACGACCAACGATAATAGCGATGCTTGGTTTATGGGCTATTCACCACAACTTCTTGCAGGTGCATGGGTAGGTGCTGATGATCGCTTTATCAGATTAAGTTCAAAATTGGGTGAAGGTGCTTCTGCTGCATTACCTATTTGGGGCTATTTCTATGGTAAGGCTATCAATGATCCTAATTGCGGATTAGACAGAAACCTCACATTCACCAAACCAGAATCCATGGCCAATGATATCATCATGGATTGGATCAATGATGTGCAGCCTGCACTGGGTGCAGAGGGCGAAGATATGGGTGCAGGAACCAGTGATGATTATGAAATGGAAAACATCAAGCCAGAAGATATCAAAGCAGAATCTGAGATACTCATTGAAGACAAAAAGGAATCCAAACCTGCAGCTATCCCGTCAAACAATAAGCCTGCAGATAATAAGCCAGGAAATACACCGGCCACTAAACCGGGACAACAACCAGCGGTAGTACCCAAAGCTGTTATGCCACCCCCACCCAAAAAACCAGGTGGTGGAAACAAATAATTCAATCGTGCTCATGAAACAGTTCATTGCCTTTGTTTGCTTACTGAGTATTCAAACACTCTCTGCGCAGGAGATACCATCGCTGCCAGGTGTTCCTGAAAAACTATTCTGGGAAAACAAACCAATTAACTGGAGTTTCCAGAACAAGACATTAACCATTAAAGCCGGTGCGAAAACAGATATGTTTCGCGATCCGAATGTTACTTACAACACAGATAATGCGCCAAAGCTTTTGTTTCAACCTGATAGTAATTTTATCCTCACTGCAGCTGTTGAGCATGCATTTGCCAATAAATGGGATGGCGGCGCATTGGTCTTAAAAGTTGATAGTCTTCGCTGGGTAAAATTTTGTTTGGAAAAGGATTATACTGGTGCCAGACGTATCGTATCCGTTGTAACCAACAATGTGTCTGATGATGCCAACTCAATAGCCATCACTGGTAATAAGGCCTACTTCAAAATGGCTAAAGCCGGTAATGTGATTACCTTATACGTTTCAACAGATGGCAAAAAATGGTTGCTGGTGCGACATGTGCAAATGAATATCCTTGAAAAATTTGCAGTTGGTTTTCTGGCACAATCGCCTACAGGTGAATCCTGCACAGTACGATTCAGCAATATTCAATACGCAGCTAAAAAACTGAAAGACCCGTATGTGGCGGAGTAAGTTTCAGCTATGCTGTTTAGTTGCACTGCTTTTAAGTGCCTGTACTGGAACCAGACTCAAACAGCGCTGGCTGAATACGCCAGCACCGGATAGTTTTTCCGTAAGATTTCATACAACCAAAGGCCAGTTTACAATTGCTGTGAAAAGGCATTTAAGTCCGGCAGCAGCAGACCGCTTCTATCAACAAGTGATTCACCGGTTTTATGATGATGCATTTTTCTATCGCGTTGTGCCTGGTTTTGTAGCGCAATTCGGACCCACCGATACCCTACTAAAAAATGCATGGGCCAATCACAAAGTTCCTGATGAACCTGTAGTGTCGCCCAATGTACGAGGTGCACTGGCATATGCACGCAGCGGTAAAGAAACTAGAAATGCTGATTTGTTTATCAATCTGCAATCCAATTCGCCGAGACTCGATACCATTCGCTACAATGGTGTAACAGGTTTTCCGGTATTTGGGCATGTGGTACAAGGCATGGCTGTTGTAGATAGTTTGTATAATGGTTATGCCAACCAACCGCTGCGCTTCATTGATAGTGTACATAAACGCACTAAAGTATTGAAAGCACGCTATCCCAAACTAGATCAGATCAAAAAAGTACGGCTCATCAGAAATTAATCTGTACCTGCAAGCGCAGCAATCGTCCTTTCTGTCGGTTATTCTGCAGCACAAAATCTTCGAATCTACGATCAGAAAAAGTGTACATCGCAACAAGCTCCAGTGTTTTTGCAGGCTGCCACTCAACGCCCACTTCTAATTCGCGAACAGTATAACTTCTGGCATCTAATTCATGCTTTTTACCGCCCTCATAGTATTGCGCTCTTGTAAATGGCAGGAATGTTTGATTCCCTTTACGAATCATGTAGTAACATTGGAAATAGCCACCGGTTAAGGATCTGAGCTCAATAGAATCTGTCAACTTATTGAATTCTGGACCACGGCCAATATTGTACTCGGCCTGAATACCAAATGGTTTTGGATACAAGACAAAATTCATTGCTGCGCGCTGATCCAAGTACTCGTTATTGGCAGCCCTTTTCACTCCATTACTGGTTGATAAGAGCACAAACTTGCCAGAATAAGCTTGAATACCCGGCTCAATGATCTGATTGCCGATACGGATAGGGTATGAAAATCGTGTAACAATATGCGGTTGATTATTTCGCTCAGGCTGATTGGCTGTTTGACCGTTATAAGCACCAAAAGCAAAGACGCCATAATCACCAGAGCCTTTCAATCCATCATTCACCAAAGAAGCATACAATTTGCGCACTGATTCTGGTGCCCAATAAAAGAATGCACCCAGATCGCGTTCGTTTGTAACTGCACTATTAAGCGCATCCGCACGGTCTAATGCAATTCTGTTTTGGCTGGATTGCATATTCTCAAACCCAAACGGTACCTTACTCTGTCCTACCCTAATCCTGAATTCATTTTTCTTATCAAAACCAAGATCCATATAAGCATCACGCAATTGCGCGATGTGTTGTGTTGTACCAACAGAAGAGGCAAAGTCTGGCTGAACATAGAAATATACTTTCTCAGAAATTTGCCCAAAAAAGATAATACGCATACGGCGTATAAAGAAACCACCACCATCGCCCCAAGAGCGGTCGCACTGCTCACACTTAAGATTGGGATTCGTCTCCATCAGCCTGTTATACCGGCCTTGAGTATACCCTCTGATGGCAAAGCGATCAAACCACTTTAGGCCTGCAGCTTGAGTACCATTCTTCAAGGGCAATTCCGGCTGCTGTTGAATCTGGGCTGAAACAGACAATGTGACGCAATACAAAAACAGTATGAACAGAAGCTTTTTCAATTGTTATCTTTTTGTAAACAGACGCAAAGGTGTAGGCTTCTGTCCGCTTAACAATCAGTTAACAATAACTTAATATTTAATATTCCTTTAGGTAATCTTACTCACTTAATCAATTGAGCCCCATCGGCAATTCTAACCTTGATTTCATGGGGCAAGGCCCCAAACTGCTGCTTGAATCTGTCAGCTAATTGATCTAGTATAAATGGTATTTGTTGAGTCTCAGCAAGCATTAACACACATCCCCCGAATCCACCGCCCATTAACCTTGCACCGTAAACACCGGCCATTTGTCTAGCAGTATCCACAAGCAGATCCAATTCAACACAGGAAACAGCATACTGATCCTTAAGTCCAGCATGGGTTTCGAATAAATACTTACCCAGCCTTTGCAAATCACCCGCCTCCAAGGCTTTACAAGCTTTGAATAATCTCTCTTTTTCTTCTATTACATAAAGGCAACGCTGGTACACTGTTTCGGTGATCAACTCGCTTACTTGATTGAGCATGCTACTATCTGCATCCCTGAGCGCTGCAACAGCAGGAAACTTCTGTTGGAGAACGGCAAGGCCTGATTCACACTCCTGCCTTCTTTGATTATATGCAGAACCGGCGAGACTGTGCTTTACCCCTGTATTGATGAGTAAAAATTCAGCATCCGCTAATTCTATCGGGATGTATTGATGCGTGAGGCTTCTGCAATCCAATTGCAATGCATGTCCCTGTTTACCAAACATACTTGCATACATATCCATGATGCCACAGCGAACACCTGCGTATTGATGTTCTGCTTGCTGTGCCATCAGCACAATATCCATATCGCTAACTGGGACTTGAACAAAAGCCTGCAAAGCCTTACCCATGGCTACGGATATGGCAGCAGAAGAAGACAATCCGGCGCCAAGCGGCACTTCACTATGCAGTACAACTGTACATGCAGGAATATGTATACCACGCAGTTGGAATTGATCCATCATACCCAGGAGATAATTGCTCCAATGTCCGCGCACTTGTGGTTGAATTGCGTCCGAAGCAATTTGGATAGTTTCATTCAAATCTGCAGCATGTAAAGTATATCCAGACTTTGTCTCAGGTAATAGTAGTATCCAAGCATATTTGTCAATAGCTGCCGGCAGTACAAAGCCATCATTGTAATCGGTATGCTCACCAATGATATTGATTCTACCAGGAGCACAGGCAACAATGGCCCCTTCTCTGTAAAGGCTTGCAATTTGTTCTGGAAGCTGCATGTATGAATATAAAACAAATGCCTCCTTGCGGAGGCATTGTTCTGTTTATTTTTTGGGTTGATCAATCTCTAAACCCCAGTCAATCCCTTTCATGGTAGCAGGCACGCCTTCTGTCATCCACTTGGGTGCAGGTGCACCTTTGAGGTAATGATCGAAGAACTGACCAAGACGAATGGATAAATCTTTTGCATTTCTTCTTTCAGACAGATTGTGTAATTCATCATTGTACTGCAACAACCAAACCGGCTTACCCAAACGCTTTAACGCAGTGAAGAATTCAATGCCTTGGTACCAGGGCACAGCATCATCTTTGTCGTTATGCGTCATCAGCAAAGGTGTTTTCACCTTATCTGCCTGGAACAATGGCGAGTTCTTGATATACAAATCAGGACGCTGCCACAAGGTAGCGCCAATACGGCTTTGTGATTTCTCATACTGGAACTGACGGCTGATACCTGTACCCCAGCGAATACCACCATAAGCACTCGTCATGTTGGCAACTGGTGCACCGGCACCTGCAGCGGCAAACATATTGGTGCGCGTGATTAACCATGCAACCTGATAACCACCCCAGCTTTGTCCCTGAATGGCCATCTTAGTACTATCCACCCACTTCATCTTACTTAAGTAACGAGCAGCTGAAACAATGGAATTGTATGCACCACCACCGGGTTCACCATTCTTGTAGAAAATATCCGGATCAAATACCAGGTATCCATTACTCACGAAATAAGGAATATTCACGGTGGATCTGCTTGGTGCAGGCGTGCGGTAATTGTAACGCGTGTCTGCATCCCTTTCATAGAAGTAGAAGATAACCGGATACTTCTTGGTGCTGTCAAAATTCTCAGGCTTGTACAACAAACCTTCACTCATCTTACCATCCAGCATTTTCCATCTGTGCAATTCAACGGTTAACCAATTATAGTCTTTCTGTTGAGGATTGATATTACTTAACTGGATTGGATTCTTTGCTGCAGCATTATCGCCACTATTCACAACAGTAATGTTCGGCGATTGATTAAAAGAGCCTTTCAGGTAAGCAAGTGTATTTGCTTGTTTTGCCTTGAAAAAGCCATTCACAGAAGCAGGCTCTGTTGCAGCAGTTGCATCGAAACTTGTTCCCATGGTATACCAGCGGTATCCATTGCCTTTTTCTTTGTTGTCAAATACGGAGAACAAGACTTGCTGATCATCTTTGATCATACGTTCTTCTCTGTCGAGACGCACATACCGATAAGTAATGTTTTGCTTACGACCAAGGCCATTGGTGATACTAACAGGTTGCTCTTTACCTGAAGGATCTACTTTCCAAACATCATACTTATCATATACATATGCATAACGATCACCAGTGTGGAAACCCATGGTGCCATGTGGTGGCGGATCATCTGGATGATCATCTTCCTCATCAAATACAGGTACTTTAATACCCTTTGTTGCATTGATCGTAGTACCAGTAGCAAGGCTGTAAGCGAAATAATTGCGCTGCTTCCAATCGTACCACATCACATAATTGGCTTCAGGCGATAATTGTGCACCGCCACGAACTTTGTCTGCAATCTGTTTTCTGGAACCGTCTTTCAGATTCACGATAAACA is drawn from Chitinophagales bacterium and contains these coding sequences:
- a CDS encoding S9 family peptidase, which encodes MKKPLILAACFLLVIAVRAQKKPLDHSVYDGWQSIGERMISNDGKFVVYTINPQEGDGTLVIQSSDGSFKKEIARGYNATISEDNQYVFFRIRPFFKDTREARIKKRRPDDMPKDSLGIYVWGKDQLTKLPRVKSYKTPEKASGWLAYHLEKALPETPAQRQRPDSATQLQQLTRMADSLLKVADSLRAKVSEAQTKGLSVLQNRNNRPASAARPTEEPVEEGTELVVRNTVSGKESRIKLVNEYYFSKNGTKLLVETSRKNGDSLTKALVLWYDLNSWKADTLLKGFNDAKNYAISEDATQVAFVAERDSATKALKKFYRLWYYQQGMSAAAIKADRVTKGVVGGLTVSPDYNNNFSKDGKKLFFGLAPIRPVKDTNLVDFETARLDIWNHKDDELQPQQLVTLQQTLRRSFLSVWHVGDDRVVQLADEDCDIVMPGNEGNADIALGMGDKGYRIQDQWEQSNLRRLFIVNLKDGSRKQIADKVRGGAQLSPEANYVMWYDWKQRNYFAYSLATGTTINATKGIKVPVFDEEDDHPDDPPPHGTMGFHTGDRYAYVYDKYDVWKVDPSGKEQPVSITNGLGRKQNITYRYVRLDREERMIKDDQQVLFSVFDNKEKGNGYRWYTMGTSFDATAATEPASVNGFFKAKQANTLAYLKGSFNQSPNITVVNSGDNAAAKNPIQLSNINPQQKDYNWLTVELHRWKMLDGKMSEGLLYKPENFDSTKKYPVIFYFYERDADTRYNYRTPAPSRSTVNIPYFVSNGYLVFDPDIFYKNGEPGGGAYNSIVSAARYLSKMKWVDSTKMAIQGQSWGGYQVAWLITRTNMFAAAGAGAPVANMTSAYGGIRWGTGISRQFQYEKSQSRIGATLWQRPDLYIKNSPLFQADKVKTPLLMTHNDKDDAVPWYQGIEFFTALKRLGKPVWLLQYNDELHNLSERRNAKDLSIRLGQFFDHYLKGAPAPKWMTEGVPATMKGIDWGLEIDQPKK
- the galK gene encoding galactokinase codes for the protein MQLPEQIASLYREGAIVACAPGRINIIGEHTDYNDGFVLPAAIDKYAWILLLPETKSGYTLHAADLNETIQIASDAIQPQVRGHWSNYLLGMMDQFQLRGIHIPACTVVLHSEVPLGAGLSSSAAISVAMGKALQAFVQVPVSDMDIVLMAQQAEHQYAGVRCGIMDMYASMFGKQGHALQLDCRSLTHQYIPIELADAEFLLINTGVKHSLAGSAYNQRRQECESGLAVLQQKFPAVAALRDADSSMLNQVSELITETVYQRCLYVIEEKERLFKACKALEAGDLQRLGKYLFETHAGLKDQYAVSCVELDLLVDTARQMAGVYGARLMGGGFGGCVLMLAETQQIPFILDQLADRFKQQFGALPHEIKVRIADGAQLIK
- a CDS encoding peptidylprolyl isomerase; this encodes MWRSKFQLCCLVALLLSACTGTRLKQRWLNTPAPDSFSVRFHTTKGQFTIAVKRHLSPAAADRFYQQVIHRFYDDAFFYRVVPGFVAQFGPTDTLLKNAWANHKVPDEPVVSPNVRGALAYARSGKETRNADLFINLQSNSPRLDTIRYNGVTGFPVFGHVVQGMAVVDSLYNGYANQPLRFIDSVHKRTKVLKARYPKLDQIKKVRLIRN
- a CDS encoding DUF1349 domain-containing protein, with the translated sequence MKQFIAFVCLLSIQTLSAQEIPSLPGVPEKLFWENKPINWSFQNKTLTIKAGAKTDMFRDPNVTYNTDNAPKLLFQPDSNFILTAAVEHAFANKWDGGALVLKVDSLRWVKFCLEKDYTGARRIVSVVTNNVSDDANSIAITGNKAYFKMAKAGNVITLYVSTDGKKWLLVRHVQMNILEKFAVGFLAQSPTGESCTVRFSNIQYAAKKLKDPYVAE
- a CDS encoding AtpZ/AtpI family protein, translated to MTKQVPPKQRPSLLLQYLGLATQLVAALLLAVYGGFWLDKKMALTMPVFAWLLPLLILIGMLVKVIRDTSNK
- a CDS encoding penicillin-binding protein, yielding MTNAVRIFWKVYFIGLGIAALLLVGMNYGLFGKMPSIEDIENPSASLASQVYAQDGNLMGKYYLEDRINVKYRDISKHIVEALVATEDERFYEHSGIDLRSLMRAAKGLGRDGGASTITMQTAKNLFTENWSTKNFLLRGIQKIKESIIAIKLERAFTKEEIITLYLNTVAFSDNVFGIRNASKTFFQKEPDRVTVEEAAVLIGMVNAPSLYNPRRNPKLSMDRRNTVLNQMVRNNYLTDAEADILKMKPIVLNYKKLDETNGLGPYFRMVLGEEMKRWCKEHKKSNGDNYDLYRDGLKIYTTINTRMQLYAEEAVAKHMSYLQKILNSQQNIKTGSVWKDYENVIQAAMKQSERWRALSKEGLEEDAIKKTFYQKIPMKVFAWNNERLKDTVMSPYDSIKYHRQMMQAGFMVMDPITGAVKAWVGGIDFKHYKYDHVNINTKRQVGSSIKPLLYSLAIEEAGFTPNTMVEDVQQNFDGYGLVPATGKTCTGRTMPMASALTWSRNCATAYIMKQLDNTGNNGARRFVDYLRKLNVQSKIEPYPSIAIGSCEISLYEMMQAYTMFPGRGFNVKPMFIARIEDRNGNVLETFVPERKEVISDITAYSTIKMMQGVVQSGTGRGIYAYGAVGELAGKTGTTNDNSDAWFMGYSPQLLAGAWVGADDRFIRLSSKLGEGASAALPIWGYFYGKAINDPNCGLDRNLTFTKPESMANDIIMDWINDVQPALGAEGEDMGAGTSDDYEMENIKPEDIKAESEILIEDKKESKPAAIPSNNKPADNKPGNTPATKPGQQPAVVPKAVMPPPPKKPGGGNK